Proteins encoded within one genomic window of Ctenopharyngodon idella isolate HZGC_01 chromosome 6, HZGC01, whole genome shotgun sequence:
- the mtss1 gene encoding protein MTSS 1 isoform X4 — protein MCMRHRSIENKLKLFTTALMDNLITPLELKIEEWKKVASQLDKDHAKEYKKARADIKKKSSDTIKLQKKVKKGKDDVRVQLDSALQDVNTRYAVLEETEKRAVCRALIEERGRFCSFVTMLKPVLDEEIGMLGEVTHLQTILEDLGNLTADPNTLPPASEQVILDLKGSDYSYSYQTPPGSPSNTLSRKSSISSNYTSVRHVPSLDSISSAVDGLHLRAPDTTRRSRSPLLLVGGEEGTRSLSEGNSPTIPRTGHRGPHLRHRSTDQGQNSPGTENGTSMPPLHKAYSGHEERARTLSSSGKPQSAREQLALTLGGGLNSEAPRTSRDSLHCSSGYSTQTTTPSCSEDTIPSQHAVKKEPPLYDYDYISLHGGEDAHSQSEFDKSSTIPRNSDLSLNYRKMFQSKRPASTVSLLMDPEPIGPHTATIRRKPSSKPNIRRGTISGGVPIPISTPQVPMKASVSTAGLSGSEETVCPPGLIQSNRLPGSDLAHTRHNLCTSTQSLSAMPPPYYSMFPGQPPVGSTEPMYQMSKQQQYALHQQQQRQYQQQQLQHQYHQQHNQQQYNQQQYNHQQQYKQQQESQYQEIQQKLKRQCQQQQHQIQQQVQNMAAHNSSEPVESGQPNSTQPGVDHTDSVPDPGSGGDMLSMIRRGVKLRRTLTNDRSAPLITPNHLD, from the exons ATGTGTATGAGACACAGAAGCATTGAGAACAAGCTCAAACTGTTTACCAC ggctCTCATGGATAACTTGATCACTCCTCTGGAACTGAAAATTGAAGAGTGGAAGAAGGTTGCCAGTCAGCTGGATAAAGACCATGCTAAAG aatataAGAAGGCACGTGCAGATATCAAGAAGAAATCTTCAGACACAATTAAACTGCAGAAGAAAGTTAAAAAAG GTAAAGACGATGTGCGGGTGCAGCTGGACAGCGCTCTTCAGGACGTCAACACGCGCTATGCCGTGTTAGAGGAGACAGAGAAGAGAGCTGTGTGTCGAGCTCTTATAGAGGAAAGAGGAAGATTCTGCTCATTTGTCACAAtgctcaaacctgtcctg GATGAAGAAATAGGCATGCTTGGGGAAGTCACCCACTTACAGACAATTCTAGAAGATCTTGGCAACCTGACAGCTGATCCCAACACACTGCCCCCTGCTAGTGAACAG GTTATTCTTGATCTGAAAGGCTCGGACTACAGCTACTCATATCAGACTCCACCCGGCTCTCCTAGCAACACGTTATCACGCAAGAGCAGCATCAGCAG TAACTACACCTCTGTGCGTCATGTCCCGTCTCTGGACTCCATCTCCAGCGCAGTGGATGGCCTTCACCTGCGAGCCCCAGACACAACACGG CGCTCACGCAGTCCTCTCCTCCTGGTCGGAGGGGAGGAAGGCACTCGCTCTCTCAGTGAGGGGAATTCTCCCACAATCCCTCGCACGGGCCACCGTGGCCCACACCTCCGGCACAGGAGCACT GATCAAGGCCAAAACTCTCCTGGCACAGAGAACGGGACCTCAATGCCCCCACTACACAAAGCTTACAGTGGGCATGAGGAGAGAGCCAGGACACTGTCCTCATCGGGCAAG CCACAGTCAGCCAGGGAGCAACTGGCTCTTACTTTGGGAGGCGGGCTTAATTCAGAAGCTCCTCGGACCAGCCGAGATTCCCTCCACTGCTCTAGCGGATACAGCACCCAGACGACTACGCCATCCTGCTCGGAGGACACCATTCCCTCACAGCACG CCGTAAAGAAAGAACCTCCTCTATATG ACTATGACTACATCTCTCTGCATGGAGGAGAGGATGCCCACAGCCAGTCTGAATTTGATAAATCTTCCACAATTCCTCGCAACAGCGACTTAAGCCTCAATTACCGCAAAATGTTTCAAAGCAAGAGGCCAGCGTCTACTGTCAGTCTGCTGATGGATCCGGAGCCTATAGGCCCCCACACTGCCACTATCCGCCGTAAACCCTCCAGCAAGCCCAATATCCGCCGTGGAACCATCAGTGGAGGAGTGCCTATACCCATCTCCACACCACAG GTGCCGATGAAGGCATCCGTTTCTACCGCCGGCCTGAGCGGCAGTGAGGAGACCGTGTGCCCTCCTGGGCTGATTCAGAGTAACAGGTTACCTGGCTCTGATCTGGCTCACACCAGACATAATCTCTGTACATCTACTCAGAGTCTGAGTGCAATGCCGCCTCCATACTATTCCATGTTCCCTGGGCAGCCACCAGTGGGCAGTACAGAGCCAATGTATCAAATGAGCAAGCAACAGCAGTATGCGTTGCACCAACAGCAACAGAGGCAGTATCAACAACAACAGCTGCAACACCAATATCACCAACAACACAATcaacagcaatataatcaacaacaGTACAATCACCAACAGCAATATAAACAACAACAGGAGTCGCAATATCAAGAGATCCAGCAGAAACTCAAACGTCAGTGTCAGCAGCAGCAACATCAAATTCAGCAGCAGGTTCAAAACATGGCAGCTCACAATTCCAGCGAGCCAGTTGAAAGTGGGCAGCCCAATTCCACCCAGCCCGGTGTGGACCATACCGACAGCGTTCCTGATCCGGGCAGCGGAGGTGACATGTTGAGTATGATCCGCAGAGGAGTCAAATTACGTCGGACACTCACCAACGATCGTTCGGCGCCTTTAATCACCCCCAACCATCTcgactga
- the mtss1 gene encoding protein MTSS 1 isoform X2: MDAGMEKECSALGGLFQIIMNDMKASYPAWEDFVTKGAKLQSQLRTTIIVTSSFLDAFQKVADIATGTRGATKEIGSALTRMCMRHRSIENKLKLFTTALMDNLITPLELKIEEWKKVASQLDKDHAKEYKKARADIKKKSSDTIKLQKKVKKGKDDVRVQLDSALQDVNTRYAVLEETEKRAVCRALIEERGRFCSFVTMLKPVLDEEIGMLGEVTHLQTILEDLGNLTADPNTLPPASEQVILDLKGSDYSYSYQTPPGSPSNTLSRKSSISSNYTSVRHVPSLDSISSAVDGLHLRAPDTTRRSRSPLLLVGGEEGTRSLSEGNSPTIPRTGHRGPHLRHRSTDQGQNSPGTENGTSMPPLHKAYSGHEERARTLSSSGKPQSAREQLALTLGGGLNSEAPRTSRDSLHCSSGYSTQTTTPSCSEDTIPSQHDYDYISLHGGEDAHSQSEFDKSSTIPRNSDLSLNYRKMFQSKRPASTVSLLMDPEPIGPHTATIRRKPSSKPNIRRGTISGGVPIPISTPQVPMKASVSTAGLSGSEETVCPPGLIQSNRLPGSDLAHTRHNLCTSTQSLSAMPPPYYSMFPGQPPVGSTEPMYQMSKQQQYALHQQQQRQYQQQQLQHQYHQQHNQQQYNQQQYNHQQQYKQQQESQYQEIQQKLKRQCQQQQHQIQQQVQNMAAHNSSEPVESGQPNSTQPGVDHTDSVPDPGSGGDMLSMIRRGVKLRRTLTNDRSAPLITPNHLD; this comes from the exons gAGCGACAAAAGAGATCGGATCAGCTTTGACCAGGATGTGTATGAGACACAGAAGCATTGAGAACAAGCTCAAACTGTTTACCAC ggctCTCATGGATAACTTGATCACTCCTCTGGAACTGAAAATTGAAGAGTGGAAGAAGGTTGCCAGTCAGCTGGATAAAGACCATGCTAAAG aatataAGAAGGCACGTGCAGATATCAAGAAGAAATCTTCAGACACAATTAAACTGCAGAAGAAAGTTAAAAAAG GTAAAGACGATGTGCGGGTGCAGCTGGACAGCGCTCTTCAGGACGTCAACACGCGCTATGCCGTGTTAGAGGAGACAGAGAAGAGAGCTGTGTGTCGAGCTCTTATAGAGGAAAGAGGAAGATTCTGCTCATTTGTCACAAtgctcaaacctgtcctg GATGAAGAAATAGGCATGCTTGGGGAAGTCACCCACTTACAGACAATTCTAGAAGATCTTGGCAACCTGACAGCTGATCCCAACACACTGCCCCCTGCTAGTGAACAG GTTATTCTTGATCTGAAAGGCTCGGACTACAGCTACTCATATCAGACTCCACCCGGCTCTCCTAGCAACACGTTATCACGCAAGAGCAGCATCAGCAG TAACTACACCTCTGTGCGTCATGTCCCGTCTCTGGACTCCATCTCCAGCGCAGTGGATGGCCTTCACCTGCGAGCCCCAGACACAACACGG CGCTCACGCAGTCCTCTCCTCCTGGTCGGAGGGGAGGAAGGCACTCGCTCTCTCAGTGAGGGGAATTCTCCCACAATCCCTCGCACGGGCCACCGTGGCCCACACCTCCGGCACAGGAGCACT GATCAAGGCCAAAACTCTCCTGGCACAGAGAACGGGACCTCAATGCCCCCACTACACAAAGCTTACAGTGGGCATGAGGAGAGAGCCAGGACACTGTCCTCATCGGGCAAG CCACAGTCAGCCAGGGAGCAACTGGCTCTTACTTTGGGAGGCGGGCTTAATTCAGAAGCTCCTCGGACCAGCCGAGATTCCCTCCACTGCTCTAGCGGATACAGCACCCAGACGACTACGCCATCCTGCTCGGAGGACACCATTCCCTCACAGCACG ACTATGACTACATCTCTCTGCATGGAGGAGAGGATGCCCACAGCCAGTCTGAATTTGATAAATCTTCCACAATTCCTCGCAACAGCGACTTAAGCCTCAATTACCGCAAAATGTTTCAAAGCAAGAGGCCAGCGTCTACTGTCAGTCTGCTGATGGATCCGGAGCCTATAGGCCCCCACACTGCCACTATCCGCCGTAAACCCTCCAGCAAGCCCAATATCCGCCGTGGAACCATCAGTGGAGGAGTGCCTATACCCATCTCCACACCACAG GTGCCGATGAAGGCATCCGTTTCTACCGCCGGCCTGAGCGGCAGTGAGGAGACCGTGTGCCCTCCTGGGCTGATTCAGAGTAACAGGTTACCTGGCTCTGATCTGGCTCACACCAGACATAATCTCTGTACATCTACTCAGAGTCTGAGTGCAATGCCGCCTCCATACTATTCCATGTTCCCTGGGCAGCCACCAGTGGGCAGTACAGAGCCAATGTATCAAATGAGCAAGCAACAGCAGTATGCGTTGCACCAACAGCAACAGAGGCAGTATCAACAACAACAGCTGCAACACCAATATCACCAACAACACAATcaacagcaatataatcaacaacaGTACAATCACCAACAGCAATATAAACAACAACAGGAGTCGCAATATCAAGAGATCCAGCAGAAACTCAAACGTCAGTGTCAGCAGCAGCAACATCAAATTCAGCAGCAGGTTCAAAACATGGCAGCTCACAATTCCAGCGAGCCAGTTGAAAGTGGGCAGCCCAATTCCACCCAGCCCGGTGTGGACCATACCGACAGCGTTCCTGATCCGGGCAGCGGAGGTGACATGTTGAGTATGATCCGCAGAGGAGTCAAATTACGTCGGACACTCACCAACGATCGTTCGGCGCCTTTAATCACCCCCAACCATCTcgactga
- the mtss1 gene encoding protein MTSS 1 isoform X3 has product MDAGMEKECSALGGLFQIIMNDMKASYPAWEDFVTKGAKLQSQLRTTIIVTSSFLDAFQKVADIATGTRGATKEIGSALTRMCMRHRSIENKLKLFTTALMDNLITPLELKIEEWKKVASQLDKDHAKEYKKARADIKKKSSDTIKLQKKVKKGKDDVRVQLDSALQDVNTRYAVLEETEKRAVCRALIEERGRFCSFVTMLKPVLDEEIGMLGEVTHLQTILEDLGNLTADPNTLPPASEQVILDLKGSDYSYSYQTPPGSPSNTLSRKSSISSNYTSVRHVPSLDSISSAVDGLHLRAPDTTRDQGQNSPGTENGTSMPPLHKAYSGHEERARTLSSSGKPQSAREQLALTLGGGLNSEAPRTSRDSLHCSSGYSTQTTTPSCSEDTIPSQHAVKKEPPLYDYDYISLHGGEDAHSQSEFDKSSTIPRNSDLSLNYRKMFQSKRPASTVSLLMDPEPIGPHTATIRRKPSSKPNIRRGTISGGVPIPISTPQVPMKASVSTAGLSGSEETVCPPGLIQSNRLPGSDLAHTRHNLCTSTQSLSAMPPPYYSMFPGQPPVGSTEPMYQMSKQQQYALHQQQQRQYQQQQLQHQYHQQHNQQQYNQQQYNHQQQYKQQQESQYQEIQQKLKRQCQQQQHQIQQQVQNMAAHNSSEPVESGQPNSTQPGVDHTDSVPDPGSGGDMLSMIRRGVKLRRTLTNDRSAPLITPNHLD; this is encoded by the exons gAGCGACAAAAGAGATCGGATCAGCTTTGACCAGGATGTGTATGAGACACAGAAGCATTGAGAACAAGCTCAAACTGTTTACCAC ggctCTCATGGATAACTTGATCACTCCTCTGGAACTGAAAATTGAAGAGTGGAAGAAGGTTGCCAGTCAGCTGGATAAAGACCATGCTAAAG aatataAGAAGGCACGTGCAGATATCAAGAAGAAATCTTCAGACACAATTAAACTGCAGAAGAAAGTTAAAAAAG GTAAAGACGATGTGCGGGTGCAGCTGGACAGCGCTCTTCAGGACGTCAACACGCGCTATGCCGTGTTAGAGGAGACAGAGAAGAGAGCTGTGTGTCGAGCTCTTATAGAGGAAAGAGGAAGATTCTGCTCATTTGTCACAAtgctcaaacctgtcctg GATGAAGAAATAGGCATGCTTGGGGAAGTCACCCACTTACAGACAATTCTAGAAGATCTTGGCAACCTGACAGCTGATCCCAACACACTGCCCCCTGCTAGTGAACAG GTTATTCTTGATCTGAAAGGCTCGGACTACAGCTACTCATATCAGACTCCACCCGGCTCTCCTAGCAACACGTTATCACGCAAGAGCAGCATCAGCAG TAACTACACCTCTGTGCGTCATGTCCCGTCTCTGGACTCCATCTCCAGCGCAGTGGATGGCCTTCACCTGCGAGCCCCAGACACAACACGG GATCAAGGCCAAAACTCTCCTGGCACAGAGAACGGGACCTCAATGCCCCCACTACACAAAGCTTACAGTGGGCATGAGGAGAGAGCCAGGACACTGTCCTCATCGGGCAAG CCACAGTCAGCCAGGGAGCAACTGGCTCTTACTTTGGGAGGCGGGCTTAATTCAGAAGCTCCTCGGACCAGCCGAGATTCCCTCCACTGCTCTAGCGGATACAGCACCCAGACGACTACGCCATCCTGCTCGGAGGACACCATTCCCTCACAGCACG CCGTAAAGAAAGAACCTCCTCTATATG ACTATGACTACATCTCTCTGCATGGAGGAGAGGATGCCCACAGCCAGTCTGAATTTGATAAATCTTCCACAATTCCTCGCAACAGCGACTTAAGCCTCAATTACCGCAAAATGTTTCAAAGCAAGAGGCCAGCGTCTACTGTCAGTCTGCTGATGGATCCGGAGCCTATAGGCCCCCACACTGCCACTATCCGCCGTAAACCCTCCAGCAAGCCCAATATCCGCCGTGGAACCATCAGTGGAGGAGTGCCTATACCCATCTCCACACCACAG GTGCCGATGAAGGCATCCGTTTCTACCGCCGGCCTGAGCGGCAGTGAGGAGACCGTGTGCCCTCCTGGGCTGATTCAGAGTAACAGGTTACCTGGCTCTGATCTGGCTCACACCAGACATAATCTCTGTACATCTACTCAGAGTCTGAGTGCAATGCCGCCTCCATACTATTCCATGTTCCCTGGGCAGCCACCAGTGGGCAGTACAGAGCCAATGTATCAAATGAGCAAGCAACAGCAGTATGCGTTGCACCAACAGCAACAGAGGCAGTATCAACAACAACAGCTGCAACACCAATATCACCAACAACACAATcaacagcaatataatcaacaacaGTACAATCACCAACAGCAATATAAACAACAACAGGAGTCGCAATATCAAGAGATCCAGCAGAAACTCAAACGTCAGTGTCAGCAGCAGCAACATCAAATTCAGCAGCAGGTTCAAAACATGGCAGCTCACAATTCCAGCGAGCCAGTTGAAAGTGGGCAGCCCAATTCCACCCAGCCCGGTGTGGACCATACCGACAGCGTTCCTGATCCGGGCAGCGGAGGTGACATGTTGAGTATGATCCGCAGAGGAGTCAAATTACGTCGGACACTCACCAACGATCGTTCGGCGCCTTTAATCACCCCCAACCATCTcgactga
- the mtss1 gene encoding protein MTSS 1 isoform X1, translating to MDAGMEKECSALGGLFQIIMNDMKASYPAWEDFVTKGAKLQSQLRTTIIVTSSFLDAFQKVADIATGTRGATKEIGSALTRMCMRHRSIENKLKLFTTALMDNLITPLELKIEEWKKVASQLDKDHAKEYKKARADIKKKSSDTIKLQKKVKKGKDDVRVQLDSALQDVNTRYAVLEETEKRAVCRALIEERGRFCSFVTMLKPVLDEEIGMLGEVTHLQTILEDLGNLTADPNTLPPASEQVILDLKGSDYSYSYQTPPGSPSNTLSRKSSISSNYTSVRHVPSLDSISSAVDGLHLRAPDTTRRSRSPLLLVGGEEGTRSLSEGNSPTIPRTGHRGPHLRHRSTDQGQNSPGTENGTSMPPLHKAYSGHEERARTLSSSGKPQSAREQLALTLGGGLNSEAPRTSRDSLHCSSGYSTQTTTPSCSEDTIPSQHAVKKEPPLYDYDYISLHGGEDAHSQSEFDKSSTIPRNSDLSLNYRKMFQSKRPASTVSLLMDPEPIGPHTATIRRKPSSKPNIRRGTISGGVPIPISTPQVPMKASVSTAGLSGSEETVCPPGLIQSNRLPGSDLAHTRHNLCTSTQSLSAMPPPYYSMFPGQPPVGSTEPMYQMSKQQQYALHQQQQRQYQQQQLQHQYHQQHNQQQYNQQQYNHQQQYKQQQESQYQEIQQKLKRQCQQQQHQIQQQVQNMAAHNSSEPVESGQPNSTQPGVDHTDSVPDPGSGGDMLSMIRRGVKLRRTLTNDRSAPLITPNHLD from the exons gAGCGACAAAAGAGATCGGATCAGCTTTGACCAGGATGTGTATGAGACACAGAAGCATTGAGAACAAGCTCAAACTGTTTACCAC ggctCTCATGGATAACTTGATCACTCCTCTGGAACTGAAAATTGAAGAGTGGAAGAAGGTTGCCAGTCAGCTGGATAAAGACCATGCTAAAG aatataAGAAGGCACGTGCAGATATCAAGAAGAAATCTTCAGACACAATTAAACTGCAGAAGAAAGTTAAAAAAG GTAAAGACGATGTGCGGGTGCAGCTGGACAGCGCTCTTCAGGACGTCAACACGCGCTATGCCGTGTTAGAGGAGACAGAGAAGAGAGCTGTGTGTCGAGCTCTTATAGAGGAAAGAGGAAGATTCTGCTCATTTGTCACAAtgctcaaacctgtcctg GATGAAGAAATAGGCATGCTTGGGGAAGTCACCCACTTACAGACAATTCTAGAAGATCTTGGCAACCTGACAGCTGATCCCAACACACTGCCCCCTGCTAGTGAACAG GTTATTCTTGATCTGAAAGGCTCGGACTACAGCTACTCATATCAGACTCCACCCGGCTCTCCTAGCAACACGTTATCACGCAAGAGCAGCATCAGCAG TAACTACACCTCTGTGCGTCATGTCCCGTCTCTGGACTCCATCTCCAGCGCAGTGGATGGCCTTCACCTGCGAGCCCCAGACACAACACGG CGCTCACGCAGTCCTCTCCTCCTGGTCGGAGGGGAGGAAGGCACTCGCTCTCTCAGTGAGGGGAATTCTCCCACAATCCCTCGCACGGGCCACCGTGGCCCACACCTCCGGCACAGGAGCACT GATCAAGGCCAAAACTCTCCTGGCACAGAGAACGGGACCTCAATGCCCCCACTACACAAAGCTTACAGTGGGCATGAGGAGAGAGCCAGGACACTGTCCTCATCGGGCAAG CCACAGTCAGCCAGGGAGCAACTGGCTCTTACTTTGGGAGGCGGGCTTAATTCAGAAGCTCCTCGGACCAGCCGAGATTCCCTCCACTGCTCTAGCGGATACAGCACCCAGACGACTACGCCATCCTGCTCGGAGGACACCATTCCCTCACAGCACG CCGTAAAGAAAGAACCTCCTCTATATG ACTATGACTACATCTCTCTGCATGGAGGAGAGGATGCCCACAGCCAGTCTGAATTTGATAAATCTTCCACAATTCCTCGCAACAGCGACTTAAGCCTCAATTACCGCAAAATGTTTCAAAGCAAGAGGCCAGCGTCTACTGTCAGTCTGCTGATGGATCCGGAGCCTATAGGCCCCCACACTGCCACTATCCGCCGTAAACCCTCCAGCAAGCCCAATATCCGCCGTGGAACCATCAGTGGAGGAGTGCCTATACCCATCTCCACACCACAG GTGCCGATGAAGGCATCCGTTTCTACCGCCGGCCTGAGCGGCAGTGAGGAGACCGTGTGCCCTCCTGGGCTGATTCAGAGTAACAGGTTACCTGGCTCTGATCTGGCTCACACCAGACATAATCTCTGTACATCTACTCAGAGTCTGAGTGCAATGCCGCCTCCATACTATTCCATGTTCCCTGGGCAGCCACCAGTGGGCAGTACAGAGCCAATGTATCAAATGAGCAAGCAACAGCAGTATGCGTTGCACCAACAGCAACAGAGGCAGTATCAACAACAACAGCTGCAACACCAATATCACCAACAACACAATcaacagcaatataatcaacaacaGTACAATCACCAACAGCAATATAAACAACAACAGGAGTCGCAATATCAAGAGATCCAGCAGAAACTCAAACGTCAGTGTCAGCAGCAGCAACATCAAATTCAGCAGCAGGTTCAAAACATGGCAGCTCACAATTCCAGCGAGCCAGTTGAAAGTGGGCAGCCCAATTCCACCCAGCCCGGTGTGGACCATACCGACAGCGTTCCTGATCCGGGCAGCGGAGGTGACATGTTGAGTATGATCCGCAGAGGAGTCAAATTACGTCGGACACTCACCAACGATCGTTCGGCGCCTTTAATCACCCCCAACCATCTcgactga